Proteins encoded in a region of the Rutidosis leptorrhynchoides isolate AG116_Rl617_1_P2 chromosome 9, CSIRO_AGI_Rlap_v1, whole genome shotgun sequence genome:
- the LOC139866160 gene encoding U-box domain-containing protein 14-like has product MANHKRDDLVSQLVDSVRQFSGLPECRNAVRDMHGNLVRRVKLLSPLFEELNDSEEQLDDDDVEGLQSLKIALNLAFELLNSVNEGSKTLQALQIDRTTNKFHIVTTQIEAALTKIHYDRFDIPEEVKEQIQLVHSQFKRAKGQKESSDLQLQTDLAMLKRGIEPDPETIKRLSEKLHLTTINDLRKESIAMNDMVISRGEDLENYLGTMSFVLKKINDFVMVGPPEIGSSESDRQKGFLRHRSPIIPDDFRCPISLELMKDPVIISTGQTYERSCIQKWLDAGHKTCPKTHQTLQHTSLTPNYVLKSLIALWCESNRIDLPKLQGNSKTVRSAKTGSECDQSAINALLEKLTNGNLDDQRAAAGELRLLAKRNADNRICIAESGAIPILVELLSSRDGRIQEHAVTALLNLSINEANKGIIVSVGAIPEIVDVLKNGSTEARENAAATLFSLSVFDENKIVIGAAGAIPPLIDLLQNGTPRGKKDAATALFNLCIYQGNKVRAVRAGIVGPLMRLVKDASCGMMDEGLAILAIIAGHFEGKVAIGEAGPVPVLVEVVRTASPRNRENGVAILWCVCAGDTKFLKELKEVEGEQVLKELCENGTDRAKRKAGSLLEVLERVELVEPAVNL; this is encoded by the exons ATGGCCAATCATAAAAGAGATGATTTAGTGAGTCAACTAGTTGACTCAGTCAGACAGTTTTCAGGGTTACCTGAATGCAGAAATGCTGTTAGAGATATGCATGGGAATTTGGTTAGAAGAGTAAAGCTTTTGAGCCCATTGTTTGAAGAATTAAATGATAGTGAAGAAcaacttgatgatgatgatgttgaagggTTACAGTCTTTGAAGATTGCTTTGAATTTGGCTTTTGAGCTTTTAAATTCAGTCAATGAAGGAAGTAAAACACTTCag GCGTTGCAAATTGATAGAACAACAAACAAGTTTCATATAGTAACAACACAGATTGAAGCTGCATTGACAAAAATTCATTATGATAGGTTTGATATACCCGAAGAAGTTAAAGAACAG ATACAACTTGTGCATTCACAATTTAAAAGAGCTAAAGGACAAAAAGAGTCTTCTGATTTGCAACTTCAAACAGATTTAGCCATGTTGAAACGAGGAATCGAACCCGACCCCGAAACGATTAAAAGACTTTCAGAAAAACTGCATCTTACAACCATTAATGATTTAAGGAAGGAATCAATTGCAATGAATGATATGGTGATATCAAGAGGTGAAGATCTTGAAAACTACCTTGGGACAATGTCTTTTGTTCTTAAGAAAATAAACGACTTTGTAATGGTGGGACCCCCAGAAATTGGTAGCTCTGAATCCGATCGACAAAAGGGGTTCTTAAGGCATAGGTCTCCGATTATTCCCGATGATTTTCGGTGCCCAATATCACTTGAACTGATGAAAGATCCTGTGATTATCTCAACTGGGCAG ACGTATGAAAGGTCGTGTATTCAAAAATGGCTAGACGCAGGACACAAAACCTGCCCCAAAACTCATCAGACTTTGCAGCACACATCGTTAACCCCTAACTACGTCTTAAAAAGCTTAATCGCTCTATGGTGTGAAAGTAACCGGATAGACCTACCAAAATTACAAGGCAACTCAAAAACCGTACGATCAGCGAAAACCGGTTCAGAATGTGACCAATCAGCAATCAACGCGTTACTTGAAAAACTCACAAATGGTAACTTAGACGATCAACGAGCAGCAGCCGGTGAACTTCGATTATTAGCAAAACGAAACGCCGATAACCGAATATGCATCGCTGAAAGTGGTGCGATTCCCATTTTAGTCGAGTTATTATCGTCTCGAGATGGTAGAATTCAAGAACATGCTGTCACTGCTCTTTTGAATTTATCGATAAACGAAGCTAATAAAGGAATTATCGTTAGTGTTGGAGCGATACCCGAAATAGTTGACGTGTTGAAAAACGGAAGTACAGAAGCTCGAGAAAACGCGGCTGCAACTCTTTTCAGTTTGTCGGTTTTCGATGAAAATAAAATCGTGATCGGAGCTGCAGGTGCAATTCCACCGTTAATCGATTTGCTTCAAAACGGGACCCCACGTGGAAAAAAAGATGCAGCAACTGCGctttttaatttatgtatttatcaAGGAAACAAGGTGCGGGCCGTACGTGCGGGAATTGTAGGCCCGTTAATGAGATTGGTTAAGGATGCTAGTTGTGGAATGATGGATGAAGGTTTAGCTATTTTGGCGATAATCGCGGGCCACTTTGAAGGGAAGGTTGCGATTGGTGAAGCGGGCCCGGTTCCTGTTTTGGTGGAGGTTGTTAGAACTGCGTCCCCACGTAACCGTGAGAATGGGGTTGCGATTTTGTGGTGTGTTTGTGCAGGTGATACTAAGTTTTTGAAGGAGTTGAAAGAGGTTGAAGGAGAACAAGTGTTGAAGGAATTATGTGAAAATGGAACGGATCGAGCCAAGCGGAAAGCTGGAAGTTTGTTAGAAGTTCTCGAACGAGTCGAGTTAGTTGAACCGGCGGTTAACCtatga
- the LOC139869234 gene encoding uncharacterized protein, whose product MLSDVQIGDKKDTWEWALDGGKPLTIKKLSGLCDENILASASNATSTLRNNLVPKKIEIFVWRLMKKRLPVRIELDKKGIDLHSVRCPLCDNDLETTDHTLVFCSYAQDIWNRDFQWWGLGAFVNLSFSEILRGNSGVSMSTFGNKIW is encoded by the coding sequence ATGCTGTCGGATGTTCAAATAGGTGACAAGAAGGATACATGGGAATGGGCATTGGATGGTGGAAAACCCTTGACAATCAAAAAACTATCGGGATTATGCGACGAGAATATCCTTGCTTCGGCTAGTAATGCAACAAGTACCTTGCGTAACAACTTAGTACCAAAAAAGATTGAAATTTTTGTGTGGCGTTTAATGAAGAAAAGATTACCGGTAAGGATTGAATTGGACAAAAAGGGTATTGATCTTCATAGTGTTAGATGCCCTCTTTGTGACAATGACTTGGAAACAACGGATCATACCTTGGTTTTTTGCTCGTACGCACAAGACATTTGGAATCGGGATTTTCAATGGTGGGGGCTGGGTGCATTTGTGAATCTTAGCTTTAGCGAGATACTTAGAGGCAATTCCGGCGTCTCGATGTCTACGTTCGGGAATAAAATTTGGTAA